From Cloacibacillus sp., a single genomic window includes:
- a CDS encoding ABC transporter substrate-binding protein: MIDSYGINILEDPDRLSQFLEDRCAQQAEEAFHLTFALRYLLKCGWRANSAKAVLDGEQEERLCQQLGFTAGQSKEVAALINGAVADKYEDERPAGEGFVATPGNLRRISGGISNRPRTMRMRKKSLYNGVILIAAMLVLCVLFFQIGSQRTPVGDELRIAFFAPMSGPEARLSHVQLRAAQLAVERINIQGPLREEYKLKVVGFDLPRDPAKAVASVKKAMKDKSFLVMMLGANNGNVAEIARLAESIEAPLIVISPTPPAEEELMDAALPYLYTFSLVNDAKARGKVLSYFATQALHKKQIALYYDSSDKLSEETYLSARKWAVGFGAKTVTELSYNGKKESSHDAAMRAIFESGADLLILPGTGKDSAKIVSEARAAGFLDTILGEGFTDKTYTDAGEALKGSWWVNEVSALDPPIRSVLKEYRSLYNENCPPEDVMAAILAYDGVRWIASALQSTPGFRGEAIRHTLLATKNLPLTHATLTIDPRSHMPLNKAMAVVYCAHDKGIFQRRIRVNKD, encoded by the coding sequence TTGATAGATAGCTATGGAATAAACATACTGGAAGACCCCGACAGGCTGTCACAGTTTCTTGAGGACCGCTGCGCGCAGCAGGCCGAGGAGGCCTTTCATCTTACCTTTGCCCTCAGGTATCTTCTCAAGTGTGGCTGGCGTGCCAATTCCGCAAAGGCGGTTCTGGATGGGGAACAGGAAGAACGTCTGTGCCAGCAGCTTGGATTTACGGCGGGACAGTCGAAAGAGGTCGCGGCCCTGATAAACGGCGCCGTAGCCGATAAATATGAAGATGAACGTCCCGCGGGAGAGGGGTTTGTCGCCACGCCTGGCAATCTTAGGAGGATATCCGGCGGCATCTCAAACCGGCCCCGAACGATGCGGATGCGTAAAAAATCTCTTTATAACGGCGTAATTCTGATCGCGGCGATGCTGGTGCTGTGCGTGCTCTTCTTCCAGATCGGCAGCCAGCGTACTCCTGTCGGCGACGAGCTGCGCATCGCCTTCTTCGCCCCGATGTCCGGCCCGGAGGCGCGCCTATCACATGTGCAGCTGAGGGCGGCGCAGCTTGCGGTCGAGCGTATAAATATTCAGGGGCCGCTGCGCGAGGAATATAAGCTTAAAGTAGTAGGTTTCGATTTGCCCAGGGATCCGGCGAAGGCGGTAGCCTCGGTCAAAAAAGCGATGAAGGACAAGAGCTTCCTTGTAATGATGCTTGGCGCCAACAACGGAAACGTTGCGGAGATAGCGCGGCTAGCCGAGAGCATCGAGGCGCCGCTCATCGTTATCTCGCCGACGCCGCCTGCTGAAGAGGAGCTTATGGACGCCGCGCTGCCCTATCTCTATACCTTCAGCCTCGTGAACGACGCGAAAGCGCGCGGCAAGGTGCTCTCCTATTTTGCCACACAGGCGCTGCATAAGAAACAGATCGCCCTCTATTACGACTCATCTGATAAATTATCCGAAGAGACCTACCTCTCTGCGCGCAAATGGGCCGTGGGGTTTGGCGCCAAGACTGTCACGGAGCTTTCCTATAACGGTAAAAAAGAGAGTAGTCACGATGCGGCGATGCGGGCGATATTCGAGAGTGGGGCGGACCTTCTGATACTGCCGGGAACGGGAAAGGACTCCGCGAAGATCGTTTCGGAGGCGCGCGCGGCCGGTTTTCTGGATACCATCCTTGGTGAGGGTTTTACCGATAAGACCTATACAGACGCGGGGGAGGCCCTGAAGGGCAGTTGGTGGGTGAACGAGGTGTCGGCGCTCGATCCGCCGATCCGTTCCGTCCTGAAGGAGTATCGCAGCCTCTATAACGAGAACTGCCCGCCGGAGGATGTTATGGCCGCCATACTGGCATATGACGGCGTACGCTGGATCGCGTCGGCTCTCCAGAGCACCCCCGGTTTCCGCGGGGAGGCGATACGCCATACTCTGCTGGCGACAAAGAACCTGCCGCTCACACACGCGACCCTTACCATCGACCCACGCAGCCATATGCCGCTCAACAAGGCTATGGCGGTCGTCTACTGTGCTCACGATAAGGGTATCTTCCAGCGGCGTATCAGGGTAAATAAAGACTGA
- a CDS encoding M20/M25/M40 family metallo-hydrolase: MFRLAKKTAILSGLALVATATIGIGVSNADFAWSGASVTPEESQKMHQTVSEMKDQLVDAILGGVKYDTISYSSSEYVNETPDVVYWNDPTEPNRKAAKFNYAKNLAKSLGFPIVVQRNDAMYVYAEFGDPDAPEMVMALSHLDSPPASVSTSNMPRWVRSPWTPYIKDGWMYGCGLQDDSGPTLATLFGAKAIMDSGYAIDRRVRVVMGGFEDNSPSNRRIPLKNGVYTPTQDGGMTSSFYDNWCYKLRHQEEMPVGSFTSDSRFPVIYGNTVSWNCDFTKDISIDDGKDFSLLDTKLDVTHYPETDKTIKHIIYGSGVMVPSRAAFTLRIPDDAVGSTSSNGDKERMDFQAKFNLAIVNAGWEVEDFKYDYSTANDYGCKNVTITIDTKKAMETPTPAYGSNAYVRMMYGLSKALPDGLEVKTVAENLSFFFAPDGVEDVRGYNLGCGGKHPKTGYEMMTIALGYSDTDKISGEKYFPSPYDPVTGKFTARLYTRSLWETKDESNAKWMAHVTAFTDKGWTKTGSMTPPTGLPTLYAPADSPLVKTMFEAYQFGLQQPGFDDADEIFKNATPLGTTGGTLASDYYGKQIAYGAIIPGNERWWHAPNERMTVDSAVQMTQLYTDGFLALARYPGTAGAQIVKADFDGYDSSRSELAQLDVTIGTYQDARNEVIFDGAKVVAATKFNIPVFKSNLTSTQRSDYIALGHEQGGIYLNVDSISEDLILPLRLEMKLTPDSIGASQETWNTLKAADVATLLKTFKFYVMIDGKAVALEAPEGKESLYFFKRTSQYSDNIYLSAYIAVADTAGNDMTTAEVSSIIPKFADEKNRYIDTAAETRGFFVIKDGKRDAEFTSPVTFVAADNVTPPRPSNGGSSSGCNSGFAGLMALLALPALFIKRKKR, translated from the coding sequence TTGTTCAGGTTAGCAAAGAAAACAGCAATACTTTCAGGACTTGCCTTGGTTGCTACTGCGACTATTGGAATAGGCGTTTCTAATGCTGATTTTGCATGGTCAGGGGCTTCCGTAACGCCGGAAGAAAGCCAGAAGATGCACCAGACCGTGTCCGAGATGAAAGATCAGCTCGTTGATGCTATTCTAGGTGGAGTAAAGTACGATACGATTTCCTATAGTTCCTCAGAATACGTTAATGAAACTCCAGATGTGGTGTATTGGAACGATCCAACTGAACCAAACCGCAAAGCCGCAAAATTCAATTATGCGAAAAATCTTGCAAAAAGTCTTGGTTTTCCTATTGTAGTACAGCGTAATGATGCCATGTATGTTTATGCAGAGTTTGGAGACCCGGATGCTCCGGAAATGGTCATGGCTCTTAGTCACCTTGACTCTCCGCCGGCTTCTGTCAGTACTTCGAATATGCCGCGTTGGGTAAGATCGCCCTGGACTCCTTACATCAAAGACGGATGGATGTACGGCTGCGGTCTTCAGGATGATAGCGGTCCTACCCTCGCAACTTTGTTTGGCGCTAAAGCTATTATGGACAGCGGTTATGCTATTGATCGCCGTGTTCGTGTCGTAATGGGGGGATTTGAGGACAACAGTCCGAGTAACAGGAGAATACCGTTAAAAAACGGGGTATACACGCCAACGCAGGATGGAGGCATGACCTCTTCGTTTTATGATAATTGGTGTTACAAACTTCGCCACCAGGAAGAGATGCCTGTCGGTTCCTTTACCTCCGATTCACGTTTCCCTGTAATTTATGGTAACACAGTCTCTTGGAACTGTGACTTTACTAAAGATATTTCTATAGATGACGGGAAAGACTTTAGCCTATTGGATACAAAACTTGATGTTACCCATTATCCTGAAACTGATAAAACGATCAAACACATAATATATGGAAGCGGAGTTATGGTGCCGTCTCGCGCAGCATTTACGCTCAGAATTCCAGACGATGCAGTGGGTTCGACTAGTAGTAATGGTGATAAAGAGAGAATGGATTTCCAGGCCAAGTTCAATCTTGCGATTGTAAACGCAGGATGGGAGGTAGAGGATTTTAAATATGATTACTCAACTGCAAATGATTATGGGTGTAAGAACGTTACTATAACAATTGATACTAAAAAAGCAATGGAGACTCCGACTCCCGCATACGGCAGCAACGCCTACGTGAGGATGATGTATGGACTTTCAAAGGCTCTGCCGGATGGCCTTGAAGTTAAAACGGTCGCGGAAAATCTTTCATTCTTCTTTGCACCAGACGGAGTTGAAGATGTTCGCGGCTACAATCTCGGCTGTGGCGGTAAGCATCCTAAAACTGGTTATGAAATGATGACTATCGCTCTTGGCTACAGCGATACGGATAAAATTAGCGGAGAAAAGTATTTCCCATCGCCGTATGATCCTGTCACAGGCAAGTTTACCGCACGTCTCTATACGCGTTCTCTTTGGGAGACAAAGGACGAATCTAATGCAAAATGGATGGCGCATGTTACTGCATTCACTGATAAGGGATGGACAAAAACTGGCAGTATGACTCCTCCAACAGGGCTTCCAACACTTTACGCGCCCGCAGATTCACCTCTTGTAAAAACAATGTTTGAGGCCTATCAGTTTGGCCTTCAGCAGCCAGGTTTTGATGACGCCGATGAAATTTTCAAGAATGCAACGCCGCTCGGAACTACCGGAGGTACTCTTGCCAGCGACTATTATGGCAAACAGATAGCATACGGTGCGATTATTCCTGGAAATGAACGTTGGTGGCACGCTCCCAATGAGCGTATGACGGTAGACAGTGCGGTACAAATGACCCAGCTATATACAGATGGTTTCCTTGCTCTCGCGAGATATCCTGGAACAGCCGGGGCACAGATCGTCAAGGCTGATTTTGATGGCTATGATTCCTCGCGTTCAGAATTGGCACAGCTTGATGTGACGATTGGTACGTATCAGGATGCCCGTAATGAAGTTATATTTGACGGGGCTAAGGTTGTCGCTGCAACTAAATTTAACATCCCTGTATTTAAATCCAATCTGACCAGTACGCAGCGTTCTGATTACATTGCCCTTGGTCATGAACAGGGAGGTATATATCTCAATGTTGACAGCATCTCCGAAGATCTGATATTACCGCTGCGCCTTGAAATGAAACTTACACCTGATTCTATCGGAGCTTCTCAGGAAACATGGAATACGCTTAAAGCGGCAGACGTAGCAACATTACTCAAAACCTTCAAATTCTATGTGATGATTGATGGTAAGGCTGTAGCTTTAGAGGCTCCAGAAGGCAAGGAATCTCTCTATTTCTTTAAGAGAACATCACAGTATAGTGATAATATTTACCTCAGCGCTTACATAGCGGTAGCTGATACAGCAGGGAATGACATGACAACTGCGGAGGTTTCCTCTATAATACCTAAGTTTGCTGATGAGAAAAACCGTTATATAGATACAGCAGCAGAAACGCGAGGGTTTTTTGTCATTAAGGATGGCAAGCGTGATGCTGAATTTACGTCGCCTGTAACGTTTGTTGCGGCGGATAACGTTACACCGCCAAGGCCGTCAAATGGTGGTAGCAGTAGCGGTTGTAACTCGGGCTTCGCCGGTCTGATGGCGCTTCTTGCCTTACCTGCGCTCTTTATCAAGAGAAAGAAAAGGTAA
- a CDS encoding AMP-binding protein has product MVKRFNTDRLEDALKAAWQGKEKSDCIWWQGEWWSWERLEALITDCEEKLRVSGFGRGQRIAVLLPNSPMVLALSVACWRLGGAIAPLNARTGAVNLIDTIKMLDVNAVVLTDEGHKKAAGEGFPSDIPLVPSPLEGPLPLWRSRQGRPECAETSVIFSTSGTSGLPKAVVCLHSNMLGNLAPIEEHVPGLLDEDAVFLNVLPNFHTFGYNMAGMMPLAFGVRQAVVPSFVPVDSTIKAIEEAGVNRVIAVPTIMAFLLGALAKKDHHIKGVTHVITGGDRLNVQMEARCREYLGVGILEGYGLTECSPVVAVNATEADKKLGTVGRPYPDYQIEIRDREGNLLDLHQEGVLWVKGPSVVPGYFRDEKNTKERFRDGWFNTGDVVQIDADGYIKIVDRATDIIIVSGFNVYPQEVEAVICAHPAVHAAVAVGEKNNVAGELVKAFIVLNEGAEVSAKELMSYCRERLAHYKVPRKIGFVTEYPLSPAGKILRRELRKMKIEKQ; this is encoded by the coding sequence ATGGTAAAGAGGTTCAACACAGACCGGCTTGAGGATGCACTGAAAGCGGCCTGGCAGGGAAAAGAAAAATCAGACTGTATCTGGTGGCAGGGCGAATGGTGGAGCTGGGAGCGCCTGGAGGCGCTCATCACCGACTGTGAAGAGAAACTGCGTGTCTCTGGCTTTGGAAGGGGACAGCGCATTGCCGTACTGCTTCCCAACTCGCCGATGGTCTTGGCGCTCTCTGTCGCTTGCTGGCGGCTCGGCGGGGCGATCGCTCCTCTTAACGCGCGCACCGGCGCAGTAAACCTGATAGATACGATAAAAATGCTTGATGTAAACGCCGTCGTCCTCACGGACGAGGGCCATAAAAAGGCAGCGGGCGAGGGCTTCCCGTCGGATATACCGCTCGTTCCATCACCGCTCGAAGGGCCTCTGCCGCTGTGGCGGAGCAGACAGGGCAGGCCGGAGTGCGCGGAAACTTCCGTGATATTCTCCACCTCCGGGACTTCAGGACTGCCGAAGGCGGTGGTATGCCTGCACTCGAACATGCTCGGCAACCTTGCGCCGATAGAGGAACATGTTCCTGGGCTGCTGGACGAAGACGCGGTATTCCTCAACGTGCTGCCTAACTTTCACACCTTCGGCTACAACATGGCGGGGATGATGCCGCTGGCCTTTGGGGTGCGTCAGGCGGTGGTCCCGAGTTTCGTACCGGTGGACAGCACGATAAAGGCGATAGAGGAGGCCGGCGTCAACCGGGTGATCGCGGTGCCGACGATCATGGCCTTCCTGCTCGGGGCTCTGGCGAAAAAAGATCATCACATAAAGGGCGTTACGCACGTCATCACCGGCGGCGACCGTCTCAATGTGCAGATGGAGGCGCGCTGCCGCGAATACCTCGGCGTCGGCATCCTTGAGGGCTACGGCCTGACGGAATGCTCGCCGGTCGTCGCCGTCAACGCCACGGAGGCGGATAAGAAACTTGGTACCGTTGGCCGCCCCTATCCCGATTACCAGATCGAGATACGCGACCGCGAGGGGAATTTGCTTGACCTCCATCAGGAGGGCGTGCTGTGGGTGAAGGGGCCCTCCGTCGTTCCCGGTTACTTCCGTGACGAAAAGAATACAAAAGAACGCTTCCGCGACGGCTGGTTCAACACCGGCGACGTCGTCCAGATAGACGCCGACGGCTACATCAAGATCGTCGACCGCGCGACGGATATCATCATCGTCAGCGGCTTCAACGTCTATCCCCAGGAGGTGGAGGCGGTCATATGCGCCCATCCGGCGGTGCACGCCGCCGTTGCCGTGGGAGAGAAGAACAATGTCGCGGGAGAGCTTGTGAAGGCCTTCATCGTTCTCAATGAAGGGGCCGAAGTATCGGCGAAAGAATTGATGAGCTATTGCCGTGAGAGGCTGGCGCACTACAAAGTGCCGCGCAAGATCGGTTTCGTCACCGAATATCCGCTATCTCCCGCTGGTAAGATACTGCGCCGCGAGCTGCGGAAGATGAAGATCGAAAAACAGTAA
- a CDS encoding tetratricopeptide repeat protein, whose product MENISHKNKKLYIFIIITVLIIIISGYSWIGKSAIQKNYIIFQEAQQLEKNKEYSKAIGKYEEAATKGDPASLVALGNIYYYGKIVSQDYTKALGYFEKAAKHKNAEGYKNLGVMHQSGFGTTVNLKKAYDSYLMAAKLGNSEAEFNLASMYMSGFGASQDFKEAMKWFEKSAAQGNSNAMCQIAYIKGIGLDGSKGNMKLAMEWYKKAAELKNSEAMVTLGNMYWMSYGVKQDYNEAFKWYKKAESLDSQEAICNIGLMYENGFGVEKNISKALSFYKKAADMGDSVAQNHYMRLKTQ is encoded by the coding sequence ATGGAAAATATTAGCCATAAAAACAAAAAACTATACATTTTTATTATTATTACTGTATTAATAATAATTATTAGTGGCTATTCCTGGATAGGTAAAAGTGCTATTCAAAAAAACTATATTATTTTTCAAGAAGCACAACAACTTGAAAAAAACAAAGAATACAGTAAAGCTATTGGTAAATATGAAGAGGCCGCAACAAAAGGAGACCCGGCTTCGCTTGTTGCACTTGGTAATATCTATTACTATGGTAAGATCGTGTCACAGGATTACACAAAAGCCCTCGGTTATTTTGAAAAAGCGGCAAAACATAAAAATGCCGAAGGGTATAAAAACCTTGGGGTCATGCACCAGTCAGGATTTGGTACAACAGTAAACTTGAAAAAAGCATATGACAGCTATCTTATGGCAGCAAAGTTAGGAAACAGTGAAGCTGAATTTAATCTTGCATCAATGTACATGAGCGGTTTCGGTGCAAGTCAGGATTTTAAGGAAGCAATGAAATGGTTTGAAAAATCCGCCGCTCAAGGAAACAGTAACGCAATGTGCCAGATAGCCTATATTAAAGGTATCGGCTTAGACGGAAGCAAAGGTAATATGAAACTCGCGATGGAGTGGTACAAAAAGGCTGCCGAATTGAAAAATAGCGAGGCTATGGTCACTCTTGGAAACATGTACTGGATGTCCTATGGAGTAAAACAGGATTATAACGAAGCTTTCAAGTGGTACAAAAAAGCAGAGAGCCTTGATTCACAAGAAGCAATTTGTAATATTGGGCTGATGTATGAAAACGGATTTGGCGTAGAAAAAAACATATCTAAAGCTTTGTCATTTTATAAAAAAGCCGCCGATATGGGAGATTCCGTAGCACAAAACCACTATATGCGGCTAAAAACACAATAA
- a CDS encoding TRAP transporter permease, which yields MSETEVKIIDQVEENAKIDLEDLMRKYDTEARFRALTGWQGQMVALLAVAMSCFHFYTSGFGLLLAQMQGAVHLAFTLALVFLLYPATSKQSKTSGIPFYDFILAALGVASALYLVFFFNDLVTRAGLPTTTDLVMGFILIATLLEATRRISNPVLPCLAIIALLYCYFGRYMPQMLAHRGFSVARIVNHMYLGTEGIFGTPLEVSSTFVFMFILFGAVLEKTGLGKFIIDLSMALAGWSTGGPAKVAIVSSGLMGTVSGSSVANVCTTGMFTIPLMKSVGYEPHFAGAVEAVASTGGQIMPPVMGAGAFIMAQFLGMPYIQVAVAAIVPALLYYFAVMVQVHFEACRLGLKGIPWSQLPPIWPLLKSKGFLLIPLIAIIYFLLAGYTPLKAAFNGILVSFVLSWLNKETRLTPVRIYEAFQAGARGAIGVACACATVGMVVGMGTLTGLALRIAGAIVTAAGGSKILTLIFTMCASIILGTGLPTTANFIVTSTMAAPALFQLGVPTMAAYMFVFYFGIAADLTPPVALAAYAGSGIAGSDPMKTGVTAFKLALAGFLVPYVYVYNPMLLFIDVVPMVMVQAICTALIGVFLLAMFSIGFFKAHLAWYMRILAFGGAIGLLIPGTTSDLAGLAVLAVIYIVQTAKAKRNAAKA from the coding sequence GTGAGTGAAACAGAAGTAAAAATAATTGATCAAGTGGAGGAAAACGCAAAGATCGATCTTGAAGATCTTATGCGCAAGTACGACACGGAGGCGCGTTTCAGAGCGCTTACCGGCTGGCAGGGACAGATGGTGGCTTTGCTTGCCGTCGCGATGTCATGCTTCCACTTCTACACCTCAGGCTTCGGATTGCTGCTGGCCCAGATGCAGGGTGCCGTCCATCTGGCCTTTACGCTGGCACTGGTCTTTCTTCTCTATCCGGCCACGTCGAAACAGTCAAAGACAAGCGGCATACCCTTCTATGATTTTATCCTTGCCGCGCTAGGGGTTGCCAGCGCGCTATATCTCGTATTCTTCTTTAACGACCTTGTTACGAGGGCCGGGCTGCCTACCACAACGGATCTTGTAATGGGATTCATCCTTATCGCGACGTTGCTGGAGGCGACGCGGCGGATATCGAACCCGGTCCTTCCCTGTCTTGCGATCATCGCGCTGCTTTACTGTTATTTTGGACGTTACATGCCGCAGATGCTCGCGCACAGAGGCTTCTCCGTAGCGCGTATCGTAAACCATATGTATCTCGGTACGGAGGGGATATTCGGGACGCCTCTCGAGGTATCGTCGACCTTTGTCTTCATGTTCATCCTCTTCGGGGCCGTGCTTGAAAAGACCGGCCTTGGAAAGTTCATCATCGACCTGTCGATGGCCCTCGCCGGCTGGTCGACAGGCGGTCCCGCGAAGGTTGCCATCGTCAGCTCCGGTCTGATGGGGACCGTTTCCGGCTCCTCCGTTGCCAACGTCTGTACCACTGGTATGTTTACGATCCCGCTCATGAAGAGCGTCGGCTACGAACCTCACTTTGCCGGCGCAGTCGAGGCGGTCGCCTCTACTGGCGGCCAGATCATGCCTCCCGTCATGGGGGCGGGCGCCTTTATCATGGCGCAGTTCCTCGGCATGCCGTATATCCAGGTTGCCGTCGCGGCGATAGTTCCCGCTCTGCTTTACTACTTTGCGGTCATGGTTCAGGTTCACTTTGAGGCCTGCCGTCTCGGACTCAAAGGTATCCCCTGGTCGCAGCTGCCCCCGATATGGCCGCTGCTTAAATCAAAGGGATTCCTGCTTATCCCGCTTATCGCGATCATCTACTTCCTTCTTGCCGGCTACACGCCGCTGAAGGCGGCCTTTAACGGCATCCTTGTCAGCTTCGTGCTCTCGTGGCTCAACAAAGAGACGCGCCTGACGCCGGTTAGAATATACGAGGCCTTCCAGGCCGGAGCGCGCGGCGCTATCGGCGTGGCCTGCGCCTGCGCCACGGTCGGTATGGTTGTCGGTATGGGGACGCTTACCGGCCTTGCCCTGCGCATCGCCGGCGCGATCGTTACGGCGGCTGGCGGCAGCAAGATACTGACGCTCATCTTTACGATGTGCGCGAGCATCATCCTTGGTACTGGACTTCCGACGACGGCGAACTTCATCGTCACCAGCACCATGGCGGCCCCGGCGCTCTTCCAGCTTGGCGTTCCCACGATGGCGGCATATATGTTCGTCTTTTACTTCGGTATCGCGGCAGACCTGACGCCGCCGGTAGCTTTGGCTGCCTACGCCGGTTCCGGTATTGCCGGCTCCGACCCGATGAAGACGGGTGTAACGGCCTTCAAGCTGGCGCTGGCCGGATTCCTTGTGCCGTATGTTTACGTCTATAACCCGATGCTGCTTTTCATCGACGTGGTGCCGATGGTAATGGTGCAGGCGATCTGCACGGCCTTGATCGGCGTATTCCTGCTCGCGATGTTCTCGATAGGCTTCTTCAAAGCCCATCTTGCCTGGTACATGCGTATCCTGGCTTTTGGCGGAGCGATAGGACTTCTGATTCCTGGGACGACCTCCGACCTGGCGGGGCTGGCGGTGCTGGCCGTGATTTATATCGTACAGACCGCAAAGGCCAAAAGAAACGCGGCAAAGGCCTAG
- a CDS encoding TAXI family TRAP transporter solute-binding subunit produces the protein MKKGIIVTLVALLAALSLTTVAMAAPTYMSIATGGTTGTYYAVGGALAAAVTKGGKIQCTAETGNASVANVNLIATKGIEIAFVQNDITYWAYNGELMFQGKPLKNIRTVASLYPEHIQVVIAKDAGIKSIADLKGKRVGVGAPGSGVEGDVQAIFKVAGLTYKDLKKADFLDFAATTSRFKDNQIDAGFVVAGYPTASIMDLTTTKDVDLLSFDDAFLAKLHKAYPYFVASTIPANTYKGIDKETKTPAVMAILITNDSVPADQVYEFLTAMFDNLKDIAAVHAKGKEITLKGALDGLTAPLHPGAEKFYKEKGLIK, from the coding sequence ATGAAGAAAGGCATCATCGTAACACTTGTAGCACTTCTTGCAGCGCTTTCCCTTACCACCGTCGCTATGGCGGCGCCCACCTATATGTCGATCGCGACGGGCGGCACGACCGGCACCTACTATGCGGTCGGCGGAGCCCTCGCGGCGGCTGTCACCAAGGGCGGAAAGATCCAGTGCACGGCTGAGACCGGAAATGCTTCCGTGGCCAACGTGAACCTCATCGCCACAAAGGGTATTGAAATCGCGTTCGTGCAGAACGACATCACCTACTGGGCGTACAACGGAGAGCTGATGTTCCAGGGCAAGCCCCTTAAGAATATCCGCACCGTAGCCTCGCTTTACCCCGAGCACATCCAGGTAGTCATCGCTAAGGATGCCGGTATCAAGAGCATCGCCGACCTTAAGGGCAAGCGCGTAGGCGTCGGAGCCCCCGGTTCAGGCGTTGAAGGCGACGTACAGGCGATATTCAAGGTTGCCGGACTTACCTACAAAGACCTTAAAAAGGCCGATTTCCTCGACTTTGCAGCCACTACCAGCCGCTTCAAGGATAATCAGATCGACGCCGGATTCGTCGTTGCCGGTTACCCGACCGCTTCGATCATGGACCTCACCACGACGAAAGACGTCGACCTTCTGAGCTTTGACGACGCATTCCTCGCGAAGCTGCACAAGGCATATCCCTATTTCGTGGCAAGCACGATCCCCGCGAATACGTACAAGGGAATCGACAAAGAGACTAAGACCCCGGCCGTCATGGCGATCCTCATCACCAACGATTCAGTTCCCGCCGACCAGGTCTATGAATTCCTGACAGCTATGTTTGACAACCTTAAGGATATCGCTGCGGTCCACGCTAAAGGTAAAGAGATCACCCTTAAAGGCGCGCTTGACGGACTTACAGCTCCTCTGCACCCCGGCGCAGAGAAGTTCTACAAGGAAAAGGGACTTATTAAGTAA
- a CDS encoding DUF1850 domain-containing protein, producing the protein MYKRIPVAVLFFSLLSAAFFIASMSWRVDSLELLDDSRRVLFSVPMALGQRFTTTYIHSVELTPVEDEYIVLGGKIWTWQERVKSSNAGMPCFKPDNGCYINTKEWLIFQGGRQSWDHYYLRVGNKTFGLNKMELAPFGTTCLFKIFPGKRLTVAVKSGPMLFTELYKTEALYEPLPQQRLFSSYR; encoded by the coding sequence ATGTATAAACGTATCCCGGTGGCTGTTCTGTTTTTTTCGCTGCTTTCAGCCGCTTTTTTTATCGCCTCCATGAGTTGGCGCGTAGATTCTCTGGAGCTCCTCGACGACAGCCGGAGGGTGCTTTTTTCCGTGCCCATGGCGCTGGGACAGCGTTTTACGACGACATATATCCACTCCGTAGAGCTGACGCCGGTGGAAGATGAATATATCGTGCTCGGCGGGAAGATATGGACATGGCAGGAGCGCGTGAAATCGTCAAACGCGGGAATGCCCTGTTTCAAACCCGACAACGGCTGTTATATCAACACGAAAGAATGGCTGATATTTCAGGGCGGCCGCCAGTCGTGGGACCATTATTACCTTCGCGTCGGCAACAAGACCTTCGGCCTCAATAAAATGGAATTGGCGCCATTCGGCACAACGTGCTTGTTCAAAATTTTCCCCGGAAAACGTCTTACTGTAGCAGTAAAAAGCGGTCCTATGCTCTTTACAGAGCTCTATAAAACGGAGGCCCTTTACGAACCGCTTCCACAACAGCGGCTATTCTCGTCCTACAGGTAG